From a region of the Geothrix sp. 21YS21S-2 genome:
- a CDS encoding PLP-dependent cysteine synthase family protein, translating into MRDKRVYDSLLDVIGNTPLVRLRRITAGMPFPVWVKLEYLNPMGSSKDRIAKYLVEQAEKDGRLQPGDVILENSSGNTAMGLALAAIQKGYTLKAVVRDRTSKEKLDQLTALGVDVVRVDTSLPPEHPDSYNLITPRLARETPHCYFPDQHNNRENNEAHYLGTGPEVWDQMDGRIDVFVAGMGTGGTIGGVGRYLKERNPAVRIVAVDVVGSVFTPFFKTGEPGKAAPYLLEGLGDEFLIGCADFSVIDEMVQVSDRDAFLAARELARTEGLLVGGSSGAVIHALRRIAPTLAPDARVAILFPDSASRYLSTIFNDDWMREKGMLD; encoded by the coding sequence ATGCGTGACAAGCGGGTCTACGACAGCCTCCTCGACGTCATCGGCAACACCCCCCTGGTGCGCCTGCGCCGCATCACGGCCGGGATGCCCTTCCCGGTGTGGGTCAAGCTCGAGTACCTGAACCCCATGGGCAGCAGCAAGGACCGCATCGCCAAGTACCTGGTGGAGCAGGCCGAGAAGGACGGGCGCCTCCAGCCGGGCGACGTGATCCTGGAGAACTCCTCGGGCAACACCGCCATGGGCCTGGCCCTGGCCGCCATCCAGAAGGGCTACACCCTCAAGGCCGTGGTGCGGGACCGCACCTCCAAGGAGAAGCTGGACCAGCTCACCGCCCTGGGCGTGGACGTGGTCCGGGTCGACACCAGCCTGCCCCCGGAGCATCCCGACAGCTACAACCTCATCACCCCCCGCCTGGCCCGGGAGACGCCGCACTGCTACTTCCCCGACCAGCACAACAACCGCGAGAACAACGAGGCCCACTACCTGGGCACCGGGCCCGAGGTGTGGGACCAGATGGACGGCAGGATCGACGTCTTCGTGGCCGGCATGGGCACCGGCGGCACCATCGGGGGCGTGGGCCGCTACCTGAAGGAGCGCAACCCCGCCGTCCGGATCGTGGCCGTGGACGTGGTGGGCTCGGTGTTCACGCCCTTCTTCAAGACAGGCGAACCCGGCAAGGCCGCCCCCTACCTCCTGGAAGGCCTGGGCGACGAGTTCCTCATCGGCTGCGCGGACTTCTCCGTGATCGACGAGATGGTCCAGGTGTCCGACCGGGATGCCTTCCTCGCCGCCCGGGAACTGGCCCGGACCGAGGGCCTCCTGGTGGGCGGCTCCAGCGGCGCCGTGATCCACGCCCTGCGCAGGATCGCGCCCACCCTGGCGCCCGATGCGCGGGTGGCCATCCTCTTCCCCGACAGCGCCTCGCGCTACCTGAGCACGATCTTCAACGACGACTGGATGCGCGAAAAGGGAATGCTGGACTGA
- a CDS encoding SWIM zinc finger family protein: MSQMSERFGTTWWGRLWITALEQLGDDFENRLPRGKKYAEEGAVSHFTVTPGEIQAKVHGRKTYNVTLGLPALSSSQWEKALERIYAESRFVASLLAGEMPQGLDETFRESGASLYPRVPKELQTHCDCPDWANPCKHVAAVCYIMAEALDRDPWLLFDLRGRTREDVLAALQGYMDAASAEPAPRKRGRPKKVVSVVDLLPRRNEMVEPWLRMSDEAFDTPPVPIPEVALPRAIPADPSVFIQLGPLPHARIEASLCLAALMHRTAQVVQIQIEEGVGNMEEPEAQPEAAAEPAASPFESAMPAQPSAKPWRHSKKRRWGKG, from the coding sequence ATGAGCCAGATGAGCGAACGTTTCGGCACCACCTGGTGGGGCCGCCTCTGGATCACGGCCCTGGAGCAATTGGGCGACGACTTCGAGAACCGCCTCCCCCGCGGCAAGAAGTACGCCGAGGAGGGCGCCGTCAGCCACTTCACCGTGACCCCGGGCGAGATCCAGGCCAAGGTGCACGGCCGCAAGACCTACAACGTCACCCTCGGGCTGCCCGCGCTCTCCTCATCCCAGTGGGAGAAGGCCCTGGAGCGCATCTACGCCGAGAGCCGCTTCGTGGCCTCCCTCCTGGCCGGCGAGATGCCCCAGGGCCTGGACGAGACCTTCCGGGAATCCGGCGCAAGCCTCTACCCGCGGGTGCCCAAGGAGCTGCAGACCCACTGCGACTGCCCCGACTGGGCCAACCCCTGCAAGCACGTGGCGGCGGTGTGCTACATCATGGCCGAGGCCCTGGACCGCGATCCCTGGCTGCTCTTCGACCTGCGCGGGCGCACCCGCGAGGACGTGCTCGCGGCCCTCCAGGGGTACATGGACGCCGCCTCCGCCGAGCCCGCCCCCCGCAAGCGCGGCCGCCCCAAGAAGGTCGTCTCGGTGGTGGACCTGCTGCCCCGGCGCAACGAGATGGTCGAGCCCTGGCTGCGCATGTCCGACGAGGCCTTCGACACCCCGCCCGTGCCCATCCCCGAAGTGGCCCTGCCCCGGGCCATCCCCGCGGACCCCTCCGTGTTCATCCAGCTGGGCCCGCTGCCCCACGCCCGCATCGAGGCCAGCCTGTGCCTGGCGGCCCTCATGCACCGCACCGCCCAGGTAGTGCAGATCCAGATCGAGGAAGGGGTCGGGAACATGGAGGAGCCCGAGGCCCAGCCCGAGGCCGCCGCGGAACCCGCCGCATCCCCCTTCGAGTCCGCCATGCCCGCCCAGCCCAGTGCCAAACCTTGGCGCCACAGCAAGAAGCGTCGCTGGGGCAAGGGCTGA
- a CDS encoding RidA family protein, with protein sequence MKTVATPNAPGAIGPYSQACISGNLLFTAGQIPLVPGSMELVTGPIEAQTGRVVANLAAVLEAAGTDWSHVLKTTVFLTDLAEFGAFNAVYEKLLGGAKPARSTVQVAALPRGAKVEIELVAEIPADA encoded by the coding sequence ATGAAGACCGTCGCCACCCCCAACGCCCCCGGCGCCATCGGCCCCTACTCCCAGGCCTGCATCTCGGGAAACCTCCTGTTCACCGCCGGCCAGATCCCCCTGGTGCCCGGCAGCATGGAGCTGGTCACCGGCCCCATCGAGGCCCAGACCGGGCGCGTGGTGGCCAACCTCGCCGCCGTGCTCGAGGCCGCGGGCACCGACTGGTCCCATGTCCTCAAGACCACGGTCTTCCTCACGGACCTGGCCGAGTTCGGCGCCTTCAACGCCGTCTACGAGAAGCTTCTGGGCGGCGCCAAGCCCGCCCGCAGCACCGTGCAGGTCGCCGCCCTCCCCCGGGGCGCCAAGGTGGAGATCGAGCTGGTGGCGGAGATCCCCGCCGATGCGTGA
- a CDS encoding erythromycin esterase family protein translates to MPWSRRTPESWDLPTRTTASTCSSIGWPPATGSPTWSATDHRCRLSVNARRHPGLALAAILCWLLGGSLSCRPVTGVVEGQVLDPSGKPEPGAAVAVFPLDPVEGWSGFERVAWQRTDRRGRFRFSLPPGPHGLSVSHPAFIGANVSRFSVDPGSTYTLPFPLQLQGGGSPLRGEIRDLGGHPLDGILGLVPPLGGPLLTAASVRLVRIRDGRYEVAVAPGTYFFLPWAKGLMHPGEWLEAGRVPQDRNAVLVPEPSPAPRKTVGWLQAQAVPLETGDPGRLDGLLRSGAVLGLGEATHGSREFRQIVHEVIQCLGGRGEPRAIALELSPSDGFTLDAFIQGEESESVQALPLAYRTGEIRDLLQWLRRFNGPRPRDSRFRIYGIDPADPGPAYRWALTFFRRHDPRTASHFQRVLGDLGSAREAGFPGDQARADRWRAALELLQRRLDALTTALDSRSLERQRRSLVALGQFIPLAVDLTGGSRARELAMAENVRWVLRQEGVRGRVLVFAHCGHVARSLRNSMGWPTMGWHLAQELGADYVPVAMTFRRGGFMALEAGREDPAWVPFEVGPDPRATLDEALGSTGLPRLLLDLRPGRPQGETRRWLDSPQGVRFIPLCFDPSRPHALAINAPEELDALIFLERIHPSQPWAASSPRPGSPGAFPVPGAW, encoded by the coding sequence ATGCCCTGGTCAAGGCGAACCCCGGAATCCTGGGACCTCCCGACCCGAACCACAGCGTCCACATGCTCCAGCATCGGCTGGCCACCGGCTACGGGAAGCCCCACGTGGTCCGCAACTGATCACCGCTGCCGGCTGTCTGTGAACGCGAGGCGGCATCCCGGGCTGGCCCTGGCTGCGATCCTCTGCTGGCTTCTGGGCGGAAGCCTCTCCTGCCGCCCGGTGACGGGGGTGGTGGAGGGTCAGGTACTCGACCCTTCCGGCAAACCTGAACCGGGTGCCGCGGTCGCAGTCTTTCCGCTTGATCCGGTAGAGGGCTGGAGCGGCTTCGAAAGGGTGGCCTGGCAGCGGACGGATCGGCGGGGCCGCTTCCGCTTCTCGCTGCCGCCGGGTCCTCACGGCCTTTCGGTGAGCCATCCGGCCTTCATCGGTGCCAATGTGAGCCGGTTCTCCGTGGACCCGGGTTCCACCTACACCCTGCCTTTCCCGCTCCAGCTGCAGGGCGGCGGGTCCCCTTTGCGCGGCGAGATCCGGGACCTCGGGGGCCACCCCCTGGACGGTATCCTGGGGCTTGTGCCTCCCCTGGGGGGTCCCCTCCTGACGGCCGCTTCGGTCCGTCTGGTCCGGATCCGAGATGGCCGCTACGAGGTCGCGGTTGCCCCCGGGACGTATTTCTTCCTTCCGTGGGCGAAGGGGCTGATGCACCCGGGCGAGTGGCTTGAGGCTGGACGGGTGCCCCAGGACCGGAACGCAGTGCTCGTTCCGGAGCCGTCACCCGCCCCGCGGAAAACGGTGGGCTGGCTTCAGGCCCAGGCCGTCCCGCTGGAAACCGGGGACCCAGGCCGCCTGGACGGTTTGCTGAGGTCCGGCGCCGTGCTGGGCCTGGGGGAGGCCACGCACGGGTCCAGGGAATTCCGCCAGATCGTCCACGAGGTGATCCAGTGCCTTGGCGGTCGCGGAGAACCCCGGGCCATCGCGCTGGAGCTTTCCCCCAGCGATGGCTTCACGCTCGATGCCTTCATCCAGGGCGAAGAATCCGAATCCGTCCAGGCCCTTCCCCTTGCCTACCGTACCGGCGAGATCCGGGACCTGCTCCAGTGGCTGCGCCGTTTCAACGGCCCCAGGCCGCGGGATTCGAGATTCAGGATCTACGGGATCGATCCGGCCGATCCTGGACCCGCCTATCGCTGGGCCCTCACCTTCTTTCGCCGGCATGATCCCAGGACCGCGTCCCACTTCCAGAGGGTACTCGGGGACCTCGGTTCTGCCCGGGAGGCTGGCTTTCCGGGCGATCAGGCCCGGGCCGACCGGTGGCGGGCCGCCCTGGAGCTTCTTCAACGGCGGCTCGACGCGCTGACCACGGCCCTGGACTCCCGGTCCCTGGAAAGGCAGCGGCGGTCGCTGGTGGCGCTGGGCCAATTCATTCCACTGGCTGTGGATCTGACGGGCGGGTCCCGGGCCCGGGAGCTGGCCATGGCCGAAAATGTCCGGTGGGTCCTGCGGCAGGAAGGCGTTCGAGGCCGCGTGCTGGTTTTCGCCCACTGCGGCCACGTCGCCAGATCCCTCCGGAACTCGATGGGATGGCCCACCATGGGCTGGCATCTCGCGCAGGAACTCGGGGCCGACTACGTACCCGTCGCGATGACCTTCCGGCGCGGCGGGTTCATGGCCCTGGAGGCCGGCCGGGAAGATCCGGCCTGGGTCCCCTTCGAGGTGGGTCCGGACCCCCGGGCCACCCTGGACGAAGCCCTGGGATCCACCGGCCTGCCGCGGCTCCTCCTCGACCTGCGCCCTGGCCGGCCCCAGGGAGAGACTCGACGCTGGCTGGATTCGCCCCAAGGCGTCCGTTTCATACCCCTGTGCTTCGACCCTTCCCGCCCGCACGCCCTTGCCATCAACGCCCCCGAAGAACTGGACGCCCTGATCTTCCTGGAACGCATCCACCCCTCCCAGCCTTGGGCCGCTAGCTCTCCTCGC